One window of Erwinia aphidicola genomic DNA carries:
- the topA gene encoding type I DNA topoisomerase: MGKALVIVESPAKAKTINKYLGNDYVVKSSVGHIRDLPTSGSTVKKSADSTTSKTGKKVKKDEKTALVNRMGVDPYHGWDANYQILPGKEKVVAELKALAEKADHIYLATDLDREGEAIAWHLREVIGGDESRYSRVVFNEITKNAIQQAFEKPGELNIDRVNAQQARRFMDRVVGYMVSPLLWKKVARGLSAGRVQSVAVRLVVEREREIKAFVPEEYWDLNADLTTPKGVDLPMQVTHQADKPFRPVNREQTYAAVSLLEKARYVVADREDKPTSSKPGAPFITSTLQQAASTRLGFGVKKTMMMAQRLYEAGHITYMRTDSTNLSQDAVGMVRGYIEDEFGAKYLPKAANVYSSKENSQEAHEAIRPSDVKVQSEQLKDMETDAQKLYQLIWRQFVACQMMPAQYDSTTLTVEAGDFKLKAKGRTLRFDGWTRVMPALRKGDEDRVLPPVEVGSELSLQQLVPSQHFTKPPARFSEASLVRELEKRGIGRPSTYASIISTIQDRGYVKVESRRFYAEKMGEIVTDRLEENFRELMNYDFTAHMEDNLDKVANNEAQWKAVLDKFFGEFSQQLEQAEKDPEEGGMQPNQMVLTSIDCPTCSRQMGIRTASTGVFLGCSGYALPPKERCKQTINLIPENEVLNILEGDDAETNALRARRRCQKCGTAMDSYLIDPSRKLHVCGNNPECDGYEIEQGEFRIKGYDGPIVECEKCGSEMHLKMGRFGKYMACTNDDCKNTRKILRNGEVAPPKEDPVPLPELPCEKSDAYFVLRDGAAGVFLAANTFPKSRETRAPQVEELQRFRDRLPEKLRYLADAPATDADGNKAVVRFSRKTKQQYVSTEKDGKATGWSAFYVDGKWEVSAKK; the protein is encoded by the coding sequence ATGGGAAAAGCTCTCGTAATAGTTGAGTCCCCGGCAAAAGCCAAAACGATCAATAAATATCTCGGTAATGACTACGTGGTGAAATCCAGCGTGGGTCACATCCGTGATTTGCCGACAAGTGGATCAACAGTTAAAAAGAGCGCTGACTCTACAACCAGTAAAACCGGCAAGAAGGTCAAAAAAGACGAAAAGACTGCCCTCGTTAACCGTATGGGCGTCGATCCTTATCACGGCTGGGATGCGAATTATCAAATCCTGCCAGGTAAGGAAAAGGTCGTTGCTGAACTGAAAGCACTGGCCGAAAAAGCTGACCACATCTATCTCGCAACGGACCTTGACCGCGAAGGGGAGGCCATTGCATGGCACCTGCGGGAAGTGATCGGTGGCGATGAATCACGCTACAGCCGCGTGGTGTTTAACGAAATTACCAAAAACGCTATCCAGCAGGCATTTGAAAAGCCGGGTGAGCTGAATATTGACCGCGTCAATGCTCAGCAGGCACGCCGCTTCATGGACCGTGTGGTCGGTTATATGGTCTCCCCGCTGCTGTGGAAAAAAGTCGCACGCGGCCTTTCTGCGGGGCGCGTGCAGTCAGTCGCCGTTCGCCTGGTGGTTGAGCGTGAACGTGAGATCAAAGCATTCGTCCCGGAAGAGTACTGGGATCTGAATGCCGACCTGACTACGCCGAAAGGCGTTGACCTGCCAATGCAGGTGACTCATCAGGCCGACAAACCGTTCCGCCCGGTTAATCGTGAGCAGACTTATGCTGCCGTTAGCCTGCTGGAAAAAGCCCGCTACGTGGTGGCCGACCGCGAAGACAAGCCAACCAGCAGTAAGCCAGGCGCACCCTTTATTACCTCTACGTTGCAGCAGGCGGCAAGTACCCGCCTTGGCTTCGGCGTGAAGAAAACCATGATGATGGCGCAGCGTCTGTATGAAGCGGGTCATATCACCTATATGCGTACTGACTCTACCAACCTGAGCCAGGATGCGGTGGGCATGGTGCGTGGCTACATTGAGGATGAATTTGGCGCGAAATACCTGCCGAAAGCCGCCAATGTTTACAGCAGTAAAGAGAACTCTCAGGAAGCGCACGAGGCCATCCGTCCTTCGGATGTCAAAGTGCAGTCTGAGCAGCTAAAAGATATGGAAACGGACGCGCAGAAGCTGTATCAGCTGATCTGGCGCCAGTTCGTGGCCTGTCAAATGATGCCAGCGCAGTACGACTCTACAACACTTACCGTAGAAGCAGGCGATTTCAAACTGAAGGCCAAAGGGCGCACGCTGCGCTTTGACGGCTGGACGCGGGTAATGCCGGCGCTGCGTAAAGGTGATGAAGATCGCGTACTGCCACCGGTTGAAGTAGGCAGCGAGCTGAGCCTGCAGCAGTTGGTACCCAGCCAGCACTTCACTAAGCCACCGGCGCGTTTCAGCGAAGCTTCGCTGGTGCGTGAGCTGGAAAAACGCGGTATTGGTCGTCCTTCTACTTATGCTTCGATCATCTCAACGATTCAGGATCGTGGCTATGTGAAAGTGGAAAGCCGCCGCTTCTACGCTGAGAAAATGGGCGAGATCGTCACTGACCGTCTGGAAGAGAACTTCCGTGAGCTGATGAATTACGACTTCACCGCGCACATGGAAGACAATCTCGATAAAGTAGCGAACAACGAAGCGCAGTGGAAAGCCGTGCTGGACAAGTTCTTTGGCGAATTCAGCCAGCAGCTTGAGCAGGCAGAGAAAGACCCGGAAGAGGGCGGCATGCAGCCGAACCAGATGGTGTTGACCTCTATTGACTGCCCGACCTGTAGCCGTCAGATGGGTATCCGTACCGCCAGTACCGGGGTGTTCCTCGGCTGTTCCGGCTACGCGCTACCGCCGAAAGAGCGCTGTAAGCAGACCATTAACCTGATCCCAGAGAATGAAGTACTGAATATTCTCGAAGGGGATGATGCGGAAACTAACGCGCTGCGCGCCCGCCGCCGCTGCCAGAAGTGTGGCACCGCGATGGACAGCTACCTGATCGACCCCTCGCGCAAGCTGCACGTCTGTGGTAACAACCCGGAATGTGACGGTTACGAGATCGAGCAGGGCGAGTTCCGCATTAAGGGGTACGACGGGCCAATCGTTGAGTGTGAAAAATGCGGCTCTGAAATGCACCTGAAAATGGGGCGCTTCGGCAAGTACATGGCCTGCACCAACGACGACTGTAAAAACACGCGTAAAATTCTGCGCAACGGCGAAGTGGCGCCACCGAAAGAAGATCCGGTGCCGTTACCTGAGCTACCGTGTGAGAAGTCAGACGCTTACTTCGTGCTGCGTGACGGCGCGGCGGGCGTATTCCTTGCGGCGAATACCTTCCCTAAATCGCGTGAAACCCGCGCGCCGCAGGTTGAAGAGCTGCAACGCTTCCGTGACCGGCTGCCCGAAAAGCTGCGTTACCTGGCCGATGCTCCGGCAACGGATGCCGATGGCAACAAAGCCGTGGTACGCTTCAGCCGTAAAACAAAACAGCAGTATGTCAGCACCGAGAAAGACGGCAAAGCCACCGGCTGGTCCGCCTTCTATGTTGACGGTAAGTGGGAAGTGA
- a CDS encoding DUF2498 family protein codes for MSQQQAVNREHLLALAREMIVNHPDYFTGLSVDDVEQKGDVLVFRGNYYLDDQGLATAKSTTVFNVYKALAVNLSARYRLEK; via the coding sequence ATGTCACAACAGCAAGCCGTCAATCGTGAACATCTGCTGGCGCTGGCCCGGGAAATGATCGTCAACCATCCAGACTATTTCACAGGCCTGAGCGTTGATGATGTCGAGCAGAAGGGAGACGTCCTGGTATTTCGCGGCAACTACTATCTTGATGACCAGGGCCTGGCGACGGCAAAGAGCACCACGGTGTTTAACGTCTATAAAGCGCTGGCGGTGAATCTCTCGGCGCGCTACCGGCTGGAAAAATAA
- the sohB gene encoding protease SohB: MDLLSYYGLFLAKTVTVVIAIVAIAVVIANLALRKRAQNGQLKLTQLGEKYSDMQDDMRLAKMKPHQQKQWHKEQKKKEKLTAKTAKQQAKLGRPEEKAKSTLYVLDFKGSMDAGEVSSLREEVSAVMAVAAPGDEVLLRLESPGGVVHGYGLAASQLQRLRDKGIPLTVAVDKVAASGGYMMACVADRIVAAPFSIIGSIGVVAQIPNFNRLLKRNEIDVELHTAGEFKRTLTLFGENTEEGREKFREDLNETHLLFKQFVHQMRPTLDIDSVATGEHWYGTQALEKGLVDAIGTSDDLIIDRIEKHQVIGVRYARRKSMMDRFTNSATLSVERLLLRIWQRGEKPLL, from the coding sequence GTGGATCTACTCTCTTATTATGGACTCTTCCTGGCAAAAACCGTCACCGTGGTGATTGCTATCGTGGCAATTGCGGTGGTGATCGCCAACCTTGCGCTGCGCAAACGCGCGCAGAATGGCCAGCTCAAGCTTACTCAGCTGGGCGAGAAGTACAGTGATATGCAGGACGATATGCGCCTGGCGAAGATGAAGCCGCATCAGCAAAAACAGTGGCACAAAGAGCAGAAGAAAAAAGAGAAGCTGACGGCGAAAACGGCCAAACAGCAGGCGAAGCTGGGCCGCCCGGAAGAGAAAGCCAAATCCACGCTGTACGTGCTCGATTTTAAGGGCAGCATGGATGCCGGCGAAGTCTCTTCGCTGCGTGAAGAGGTTTCTGCGGTGATGGCGGTGGCAGCACCGGGTGACGAAGTCCTGCTGCGTCTTGAAAGCCCCGGCGGCGTAGTTCACGGTTATGGACTGGCTGCTTCACAGCTGCAGCGCTTGCGTGATAAGGGTATTCCGCTGACGGTAGCCGTGGACAAAGTCGCCGCCAGCGGCGGGTATATGATGGCCTGCGTGGCGGACCGTATCGTCGCCGCACCATTTTCCATTATCGGTTCCATCGGCGTGGTGGCGCAGATCCCTAACTTCAACCGCCTGCTCAAGCGCAATGAAATTGACGTTGAGCTGCACACCGCCGGCGAGTTCAAGCGTACCCTGACGCTGTTTGGTGAAAACACCGAAGAAGGGCGTGAAAAATTCCGCGAAGATCTTAATGAAACCCACCTGCTGTTTAAACAGTTCGTGCATCAGATGCGCCCAACGCTGGATATCGACAGCGTGGCGACCGGGGAACACTGGTACGGCACCCAGGCGCTGGAGAAGGGACTGGTGGATGCGATTGGCACCAGTGACGATCTGATCATCGATCGGATAGAGAAACATCAGGTGATCGGCGTGCGCTATGCGCGGCGCAAAAGCATGATGGACCGCTTTACCAACAGCGCCACGCTGAGCGTTGAACGCCTGCTGCTGCGTATCTGGCAGCGCGGTGAAAAACCGCTGCTGTAA
- a CDS encoding YciK family oxidoreductase, whose translation MHYQPKSDLLNNRIILVTGASDGIGREAALTYARYGAQLVLLGRNAEKLQQVCDEVNQRSQAPALWFTLDLETATAQSCQQLAEAIAEKLPRLDGVLHNAGVLGEVVPMDKQDPAIWQQVMRVNIDGTFFLTQALLPLLLKAEGASLVFTTSSVGRQGRAGWGAYSVSKFATEGMMQVLAEEYDPRQLRVNCINPGGTRTKMRASAFPQEDANKLKTPADIMPLYLWLMGDDSKRKTGTSFDAQPGRKPGAAE comes from the coding sequence GTGCACTATCAACCGAAAAGCGATCTGCTCAATAACCGTATTATTCTTGTCACCGGGGCCAGCGACGGCATTGGCCGCGAAGCCGCGCTGACCTATGCCCGCTATGGCGCTCAGCTGGTTCTGCTGGGGCGCAATGCGGAAAAACTGCAACAGGTTTGTGACGAGGTTAACCAGCGCAGTCAGGCTCCGGCACTGTGGTTTACCCTCGATCTGGAAACCGCCACGGCGCAAAGCTGCCAGCAGCTGGCAGAAGCTATTGCCGAAAAGCTGCCGCGACTTGATGGCGTGCTGCACAACGCCGGAGTGCTCGGTGAGGTGGTGCCGATGGATAAGCAGGATCCCGCTATCTGGCAGCAGGTGATGCGCGTCAACATTGACGGCACCTTCTTCCTGACGCAGGCGCTGCTGCCCCTGCTGTTAAAAGCTGAGGGGGCTTCACTGGTCTTCACCACTTCCAGCGTGGGCCGCCAGGGCCGCGCCGGCTGGGGGGCGTACTCAGTGTCCAAATTCGCCACCGAAGGCATGATGCAGGTGCTGGCAGAAGAGTATGACCCACGCCAGCTTCGCGTTAACTGCATTAATCCCGGCGGCACGCGCACCAAAATGCGTGCCAGTGCCTTCCCGCAGGAAGATGCCAATAAGCTGAAAACTCCCGCCGACATTATGCCACTCTATCTGTGGCTGATGGGTGATGACAGCAAACGTAAAACCGGCACCAGCTTTGATGCCCAGCCGGGGCGCAAGCCCGGGGCGGCAGAATAA